From bacterium, a single genomic window includes:
- a CDS encoding lipopolysaccharide biosynthesis protein — MGELKEKTVSGLRWVGLSIFSTRVLHFVTSIILARLLSPADFGIIAIGFLIIQVLEMFRDLGIGQAIIYKKDEIEKTADTAFILTPIIGISLFALGYLIAPLIAIFFKNASLAPVVKLLALTIVLSSLEVVPSFLLEKELRFKKKVIAEILPTVGYTGVAISLAYLGYGLWSIVYGHVVYKIMSLILIWYISSWRPKFQFNKAISKELLNYGKYIIGSWLLIFIYTHIDSIFIGKILEASALGLYAMAFNIANLPATNITQLVNRVMFPAFSKIQEDKKFYKVTYLKVFKCISIIVIPLSLGTFVIAEDFIKIILGEKWQEAIIPLQVLSFYGLFRALSGTTGNIFMSTGQPKILQRVVMLQLIICLPLLYHTTKFYGIFGISLVMVGSLGIGLIYALKKVSNILEIKPWEYLNCLKQPLIFSLISIFLIKLIYCLTVISINIYSLSIFVVLVIISYFSLVFIFEKKYFQEILSIFGIGKKI, encoded by the coding sequence ATGGGAGAGTTAAAAGAAAAGACTGTTTCGGGACTTCGGTGGGTAGGGCTTTCTATTTTTAGCACCCGCGTTCTCCATTTTGTAACTAGTATTATTTTAGCCCGCCTTCTTTCTCCGGCAGATTTTGGCATTATTGCCATTGGGTTTTTAATCATTCAAGTTTTAGAAATGTTTCGTGACTTAGGAATCGGGCAAGCTATCATTTATAAAAAAGATGAGATTGAAAAGACAGCTGATACAGCTTTTATTCTTACCCCCATTATTGGTATTTCCTTGTTTGCCTTAGGATACTTAATTGCTCCTTTAATAGCTATCTTCTTTAAGAATGCTTCTCTTGCTCCAGTCGTTAAGCTATTAGCCTTGACGATTGTTTTATCTTCTTTAGAAGTAGTGCCTTCTTTCTTATTAGAAAAAGAATTGAGATTTAAAAAGAAGGTTATAGCTGAAATCTTACCTACCGTAGGATATACTGGGGTAGCTATTAGTTTAGCTTACTTGGGCTATGGTTTGTGGAGTATTGTTTATGGTCATGTTGTTTATAAAATTATGTCTTTAATCTTAATTTGGTATATTTCTTCCTGGAGGCCTAAGTTTCAATTTAACAAGGCTATTTCCAAGGAATTACTTAATTATGGTAAATATATTATCGGATCATGGTTGCTTATTTTTATTTATACTCATATTGATAGTATATTTATTGGAAAGATATTAGAAGCTTCAGCTTTAGGTCTTTATGCGATGGCTTTTAACATTGCTAATCTCCCCGCCACTAATATTACCCAATTAGTAAATAGAGTAATGTTTCCAGCTTTCTCTAAGATCCAGGAAGATAAAAAATTCTATAAAGTTACTTATCTTAAAGTGTTTAAGTGTATCTCCATTATTGTTATTCCTCTTTCCTTGGGCACTTTTGTGATTGCTGAAGATTTTATTAAGATTATTTTAGGAGAAAAATGGCAAGAAGCAATAATTCCATTACAAGTTCTTTCTTTTTATGGACTATTCCGTGCTTTAAGTGGCACGACAGGAAATATCTTCATGTCTACAGGCCAACCAAAGATTTTACAAAGAGTAGTAATGCTTCAACTTATCATTTGCCTGCCCCTTCTTTATCATACGACTAAGTTTTATGGTATATTTGGGATAAGCTTAGTTATGGTGGGATCCTTAGGAATAGGACTTATTTATGCTCTAAAAAAAGTGAGCAATATTTTAGAAATAAAGCCTTGGGAATATCTTAATTGCTTAAAACAACCTTTAATCTTTTCTTTAATCTCCATATTTTTAATTAAGTTAATTTATTGCCTGACCGTTATTTCTATAAACATTTACTCTCTTTCCATCTTTGTAGTCTTAGTAATCATTAGCTACTTTTCTTTAGTCTTTATTTTTGAAAAAAAATATTTCCAGGAAATTTTAAGTATTTTTGGAATTGGTAAAAAGATATAG